The DNA window GCAAGTCGGGCAGCTCAGGCAGCCGAAAGTACGATTTCTTCCGCCGTCGCGTGGATCGATATCGTCATGCCGGCCTCGCGGGCCAGAAGCAGCGTGTAGTAGGGCTGCACCGAATGCGCATCGATCGGCTCTTCCGGCTTGTGGCCGGAATGCAGTTCGAGGAATTTCGGCGGCACGCGCAGCATCGGGCCGCTTGCCGATAGGGAAATGCGCGGCTCGGTTTCGAGATTCTCGAGGGTGACGACCAGCTTGCCGCCACGCGGAATGGCGGCGTTGGCGACCAGGATCAGGTTGAGCAGCAGCTTGACCTTGTTCTTGGGCAGCAGCGCCCGCGCCCCGTTCCAGGTCAGCTCCGGCTTTTCATTCTTGAGGAAGGCGATCGCCACCGCTTCGGCATCGCCGGTGTCGATCAGCATGCCGGCCGAACCGGCCGCGCCGAAGGCGATGCGGGCGAACTGCAGCCGGGCCGAGGCGTTCTTGGCGCTCTGGCGAATGAGCCGCATGGCGTCTTCGTCGGCGCCGCCCTCGTCAAGCAGTTCAAGCCCGTTGTTGATCGCGCCGACCGGCGAGATGATGTCGTGGCAGACGCGGCTGCACAGAAGCGCCGCCAGGTCAGGCGCGGAAAGGGTGAACAGATCGGCCATCGGTGAAAATCCCTGCAAAAATCCACAATTCATGGCCGAGCGATTGATTACCGCGCCTGCGCACACGAATCATGCTCCAACCCGAGGCTTTCTGAATACACAGCACTCGTAGGTACAGCAACAAACCCAAAATTTTCGTCTGGCAAGTGGCGTGTTCGCGCAGGCCGCAGCGCCGCGCGACCCCAAAGCCAGCCTTCGA is part of the Mesorhizobium loti genome and encodes:
- the chpT gene encoding histidine phosphotransferase ChpT is translated as MADLFTLSAPDLAALLCSRVCHDIISPVGAINNGLELLDEGGADEDAMRLIRQSAKNASARLQFARIAFGAAGSAGMLIDTGDAEAVAIAFLKNEKPELTWNGARALLPKNKVKLLLNLILVANAAIPRGGKLVVTLENLETEPRISLSASGPMLRVPPKFLELHSGHKPEEPIDAHSVQPYYTLLLAREAGMTISIHATAEEIVLSAA